A portion of the Bubalus kerabau isolate K-KA32 ecotype Philippines breed swamp buffalo chromosome 1, PCC_UOA_SB_1v2, whole genome shotgun sequence genome contains these proteins:
- the ZNF358 gene encoding zinc finger protein 358 isoform X1: MERGAEPWSWVLETSSAGSPDFYPDPAPEAGTSTPGMRRSVLVRNPGHKGRRPDYEELDSDSEDLDPDPEELDPASENPEPEPEDLHTVSEDVDPSYEDLEPVSEALDAEADAPGSISGIRDSNPQDLDPLSSSFDDPDVIGPVPLILDPNSDTLSPTASPDLDSLSSDLPATPEVLTAAPAVLPAPASPPRPFSCPDCGRAFRRSSGLSQHRRTHSGEKPYRCPDCGKSFSHGATLAQHRGIHTGARPYQCAACGKAFGWRSTLLKHRSSHSGEKPHHCPVCGKAFGHGSLLAQHLRTHGGPRPHKCPVCAKGFGQGSALLKHLRTHTGERPYPCPQCGKAFGQSSALLQHQRTHTAERPYRCPHCGKAFGQSSNLQHHLRTHTGERPYACPHCSKAFGQSSALLQHLHVHSGERPYRCQLCGKAFGQASSLTKHKRVHEGAAAAAAAAAAAASLGLSPASMLRPGQASLLGPDAVSVLSPGPSSGLDRDPGSGLGSLPNPNLKPTSGSGSSPSPDSALSSDPKPGHNANSDLLASPDHRSGPSPDTDPVPSPDSNSKSHPDPGSPICDTVSPALPAGESPRWVQEQEALLGPDG, translated from the exons ATGGAGAGAGGGGCGGAGCCATGGAGCTGGGTGCTGGAGACCTCTAGTGCTGGGTCCCCTGACTTCTATCCAG ATCCTGCCCCAGAAGCCGGTACTTCCACACCAGGGATGAGGCGTTCCGTCTTAGTCAGGAACCCAGGCCACAAGGGCAGGAGGCCCGATTATGAAGAGCTTGACTCAGACTCAGAAGACCTAGACCCCGACCCAGAAGAGCTGGACCCGGCTTCCGAAAACCCGGAGCCTGAGCCGGAAGACCTCCACACTGTCTCTGAAGACGTGGACCCCAGCTATGAAGATCTGGAGCCTGTCTCTGAGGCTCTGGATGCCGAGGCGGATGCTCCAGGCTCCATTTCGGGGATCCGTGACTCCAACCCCCAAGATCTCGACCCCCTGTCTTCAAGTTTCGACGACCCCGACGTCATCGGCCCGGTTCCCCTGATCCTCGACCCTAACAGCGACACCCTCAGTCCCACTGCCTCCCCAGACCTGGACTCCCTCTCTTCCGACCTCCCTGCCACCCCTGAGGTCCTGACCGCTGCCCCCGCGGTGCTCCCTGCACCTGCCAGCCCGCCCCGGCCCTTCTCCTGCCCCGACTGCGGGCGAGCCTTCCGCCGCAGCTCGGGGCTGAGCCAGCACCGCCGCACGCACAGCGGCGAGAAGCCCTACCGCTGCCCCGACTGCGGCAAGTCATTCAGCCACGGCGCCACGCTGGCGCAGCACCGGGGCATCCACACTGGCGCGCGGCCCTACCAGTGTGCCGCATGCGGCAAGGCCTTCGGTTGGCGCTCCACACTGCTCAAGCACCGCAGCAGCCACAGTGGCGAGAAGCCTCACCATTGCCCGGTGTGTGGCAAAGCCTTCGGCCACGGCTCGCTGCTGGCGCAGCACCTGCGCACGCACGGCGGCCCGCGGCCGCACAAGTGCCCGGTGTGCGCCAAGGGCTTCGGGCAGGGCTCGGCGCTGCTGAAGCACCTGCGCACGCACACGGGTGAGAGGCCGTACCCATGCCCGCAATGTGGCAAGGCCTTCGGGCAGAGCTCGGCGCTGCTGCAGCACCAGCGCACACACACGGCCGAGCGCCCCTACCGCTGTCCCCACTGCGGCAAGGCCTTTGGCCAGAGCTCCAACCTGCAGCATCACCTGCGCACGCACACGGGCGAGCGGCCCTACGCCTGCCCCCACTGCTCCAAGGCCTTTGGGCAGAGCTCCGCGTTGCTGCAGCACCTACATGTGCATTCGGGCGAGCGCCCCTACCGCTGCCAGCTCTGCGGCAAGGCCTTCGGCCAAGCCTCCAGCCTCACCAAGCACAAGCGCGTGCACGAGGGTGCGGCTGCAGCTGCGGCTGCCGCCGCTGCCGCTGCCAGCCTGGGCCTCAGCCCCGCTTCGATGCTAAGGCCAGGGCAGGCCTCCCTCCTGGGTCCGGATGCTGTCTCAGTGCTCAGCCCTGGCCCTAGCTCTGGCCTTGACCGTGATCCTGGCTCTGGGCTGGGCTCCCTCCCCAATCCCAACCTCAAACCCACCAGTGGCTCTGGATCTAGCCCCAGCCCTGATTCTGCCCTATCTTCTGACCCTAAGCCTGGGCACAATGCCAATTCCGACCTCCTGGCTAGCCCTGACCACAGATCTGGTCCCAGCCCCGACACAGATCCTGTGCCCAGCCCTGACTCCAACTCCAAGTCCCACCCTGACCCCGGCTCTCCCATCTGTGACACTGTCAGCCCAGCCCTCCCTGCGGGCGAGAGTCCCAGGTGGGTGCAGGAGCAAGAAGCCCTGCTTGGGCCCGATGGCTAA
- the ZNF358 gene encoding zinc finger protein 358 isoform X2 produces the protein MRRSVLVRNPGHKGRRPDYEELDSDSEDLDPDPEELDPASENPEPEPEDLHTVSEDVDPSYEDLEPVSEALDAEADAPGSISGIRDSNPQDLDPLSSSFDDPDVIGPVPLILDPNSDTLSPTASPDLDSLSSDLPATPEVLTAAPAVLPAPASPPRPFSCPDCGRAFRRSSGLSQHRRTHSGEKPYRCPDCGKSFSHGATLAQHRGIHTGARPYQCAACGKAFGWRSTLLKHRSSHSGEKPHHCPVCGKAFGHGSLLAQHLRTHGGPRPHKCPVCAKGFGQGSALLKHLRTHTGERPYPCPQCGKAFGQSSALLQHQRTHTAERPYRCPHCGKAFGQSSNLQHHLRTHTGERPYACPHCSKAFGQSSALLQHLHVHSGERPYRCQLCGKAFGQASSLTKHKRVHEGAAAAAAAAAAAASLGLSPASMLRPGQASLLGPDAVSVLSPGPSSGLDRDPGSGLGSLPNPNLKPTSGSGSSPSPDSALSSDPKPGHNANSDLLASPDHRSGPSPDTDPVPSPDSNSKSHPDPGSPICDTVSPALPAGESPRWVQEQEALLGPDG, from the coding sequence ATGAGGCGTTCCGTCTTAGTCAGGAACCCAGGCCACAAGGGCAGGAGGCCCGATTATGAAGAGCTTGACTCAGACTCAGAAGACCTAGACCCCGACCCAGAAGAGCTGGACCCGGCTTCCGAAAACCCGGAGCCTGAGCCGGAAGACCTCCACACTGTCTCTGAAGACGTGGACCCCAGCTATGAAGATCTGGAGCCTGTCTCTGAGGCTCTGGATGCCGAGGCGGATGCTCCAGGCTCCATTTCGGGGATCCGTGACTCCAACCCCCAAGATCTCGACCCCCTGTCTTCAAGTTTCGACGACCCCGACGTCATCGGCCCGGTTCCCCTGATCCTCGACCCTAACAGCGACACCCTCAGTCCCACTGCCTCCCCAGACCTGGACTCCCTCTCTTCCGACCTCCCTGCCACCCCTGAGGTCCTGACCGCTGCCCCCGCGGTGCTCCCTGCACCTGCCAGCCCGCCCCGGCCCTTCTCCTGCCCCGACTGCGGGCGAGCCTTCCGCCGCAGCTCGGGGCTGAGCCAGCACCGCCGCACGCACAGCGGCGAGAAGCCCTACCGCTGCCCCGACTGCGGCAAGTCATTCAGCCACGGCGCCACGCTGGCGCAGCACCGGGGCATCCACACTGGCGCGCGGCCCTACCAGTGTGCCGCATGCGGCAAGGCCTTCGGTTGGCGCTCCACACTGCTCAAGCACCGCAGCAGCCACAGTGGCGAGAAGCCTCACCATTGCCCGGTGTGTGGCAAAGCCTTCGGCCACGGCTCGCTGCTGGCGCAGCACCTGCGCACGCACGGCGGCCCGCGGCCGCACAAGTGCCCGGTGTGCGCCAAGGGCTTCGGGCAGGGCTCGGCGCTGCTGAAGCACCTGCGCACGCACACGGGTGAGAGGCCGTACCCATGCCCGCAATGTGGCAAGGCCTTCGGGCAGAGCTCGGCGCTGCTGCAGCACCAGCGCACACACACGGCCGAGCGCCCCTACCGCTGTCCCCACTGCGGCAAGGCCTTTGGCCAGAGCTCCAACCTGCAGCATCACCTGCGCACGCACACGGGCGAGCGGCCCTACGCCTGCCCCCACTGCTCCAAGGCCTTTGGGCAGAGCTCCGCGTTGCTGCAGCACCTACATGTGCATTCGGGCGAGCGCCCCTACCGCTGCCAGCTCTGCGGCAAGGCCTTCGGCCAAGCCTCCAGCCTCACCAAGCACAAGCGCGTGCACGAGGGTGCGGCTGCAGCTGCGGCTGCCGCCGCTGCCGCTGCCAGCCTGGGCCTCAGCCCCGCTTCGATGCTAAGGCCAGGGCAGGCCTCCCTCCTGGGTCCGGATGCTGTCTCAGTGCTCAGCCCTGGCCCTAGCTCTGGCCTTGACCGTGATCCTGGCTCTGGGCTGGGCTCCCTCCCCAATCCCAACCTCAAACCCACCAGTGGCTCTGGATCTAGCCCCAGCCCTGATTCTGCCCTATCTTCTGACCCTAAGCCTGGGCACAATGCCAATTCCGACCTCCTGGCTAGCCCTGACCACAGATCTGGTCCCAGCCCCGACACAGATCCTGTGCCCAGCCCTGACTCCAACTCCAAGTCCCACCCTGACCCCGGCTCTCCCATCTGTGACACTGTCAGCCCAGCCCTCCCTGCGGGCGAGAGTCCCAGGTGGGTGCAGGAGCAAGAAGCCCTGCTTGGGCCCGATGGCTAA
- the MCOLN1 gene encoding mucolipin-1 — MAVPVGPRGSETERLLTPSPGYGTQTGASPAPSTPPEEEDLRRRLKYFFMSPCDKFRAKGRKPFKLMLQVVKILVVTVQLILFGLSNQLAVTFREENTIAFRHLFLLGYTDGADDTFAAYTRQQLYQAIFYAVDQYLTLPDVSLGRYAYVRGGGGPWANGSALALCQCYYHRGHVDPANDTFDIDPMVVTDCIRVDPPERPPVPPSDDLSLSDGSASYRNLTLKFHKLINVTIHFQLKTINLQSLINNEIPDCYTFSILITFDNKAHSGRVPISLETQAHIQECKHPSVFGHGDNSFRLLFDVVVILTCAFSFLLCARSLLRGFLLQNEFVRFMWRRRGRVISLWERLEFVNGWYILLVTSDMLTISGTIMKIGIEAKNLASYDVCSILLGTSTLLVWVGVIRYLTFFHKYNILIATLRVALPSVMRFCCCVAVIYLGYCFCGWIVLGPYHVKFRSLSMVSECLFSLINGDDMFVTFAAMQAQQSRSSLVWLFSQLYLYSFISLFIYMVLSLFIALITGAYDTIKHPGGAGAEVSELQAYIAQCQDSPTSGKFRRGSGSACSLLCCCGRDASEEHSLLVN; from the exons ATGGCAGTCCCCGTAGGCCCGCGCGGCTCAG AGACCGAGCGGCTTCTGACACCCAGCCCTGGATATGGGACTCAGACAGGGGCTTCCCCAGCCCCTTCAACCCCTCCAGAAGAGGAAGATCTCCGTCGCCGTCTCAAGTACTTCTTCATGAGCCCCTGTGATAAATTCCGGGCCAAGGGTCGCAAGCCTTTCAAGCTTATGCTGCAAGTGGTGAAGATCTTGGTGGTCACCGTGCAG CTCATCCTGTTTGGGCTAAGCAACCAGCTGGCAGTGACGTTCCGGGAGGAGAACACCATCGCTTTCCGACACCTCTTCCTGCTGGGCTACACGGATGGGGCGGATGACACGTTCGCAGCCTACACGCGGCAGCAGCTATACCAGGCCATCTTCTATGCTGTGGACCAG TACCTGACACTCCCAGACGTGTCCCTGGGCCGGTATGCCTATGTGCGGGGCGGGGGCGGCCCCTGGGCCAATGGCTCGGCCTTGGCCCTCTGCCAGTGCTACTACCACCGGGGCCACGTGGACCCAGCCAACGACACATTTGACATTGATCCGATGGTCGTCACGG ACTGTATCCGGGTGGACCCCCCTGAGAGACCCCCCGTCCCCCCCAGTGATGATCTCTCCCTCTCGGATGGCAGCGCCAGTTACAGGAACCTCACGCTCAAATTCCACAA GCTGATCAACGTCACCATCCACTTCCAGCTGAAGACCATTAACCTCCAGAGCCTGATCAACAATGAAATCCCAGACTGCTACACCTTCAGTATCCTG ATCACATTTGACAATAAGGCACACAGTGGGCGTGTCCCCATCAGCCTAGAGACCCAGGCCCACATCCAGGAGTGTAAGCACCCCAGCGTCTTTGGCCATG GAGACAACAGCTTCCGGCTCCTGTTTGACGTGGTTGTGATCCTTACCTGCGCCTTCTCCTTCCTGCTGTGCGCCCGCTCACTGCTCCGAGGCTTCCTGCTGCAGAAC GAATTTGTCAGGTTCATGTGGCGACGGCGGGGACGGGTCATCAGCCTGTGGGAGCGGTTGGAATTTGTCAACGGCTGGTACATCCTTCTGGTCACCAGTGACATGCTCACCATCTCGGGTACCATCATGAAGATTGGCATCGAAGCCAAG AACCTGGCAAGCTACGACGTCTGCAGCATCCTCCTGGGCACCTCAACACTGCTAGTCTGGGTCGGAGTCATCCGCTACTTGACCTTCTTCCATAAGTACAAT ATCCTCATCGCCACGCTGCGGGTGGCCCTGCCCAGCGTCATGCGCTTCTGCTGCTGTGTGGCCGTCATCTATCTGGGCTATTGCTTCTGCGGCTGGATCGTGTTGGGGCCCTACCATGTGAAG TTCCGCTCACTGTCCATGGTGTCTGAGTGCCTGTTCTCGCTCATCAACGGGGATGACATGTTCGTGACCTTCGCGGCCATGCAGGCGCAGCAGAGCCGCAGCAGCCTGGTCTGGCTCTTCTCTCAGCTCTACCTGTACTCCTTCATCAGCCTGTTCATCTACAtggtgctcagtctcttcatcgcGCTCATCACAGGCGCCTACGACACCATCAAG CACCCAGGCGGAGCCGGCGCAGAGGTGAGCGAGCTCCAGGCCTACATCGCGCAGTGCCAGGACAGCCCCACCTCCGGCAAATTCCGCCGCGGGAGCGGCTCCGCCTGCAGCCTCCTTTGCTGTTGTGGCAG GGACGCTTCGGAGGAGCATTCGCTGCTGGTGAATTGA